AAAATCATCTTCTTGAGCTGATTCAATTCATGCTGCAGCTGCTCAACCTTGTTGATGGCAGACTCATAGAGCTGTTTGTAATCATTATCTTTTGCTGACGTACTCATTGCAATTGCAATGTTATCAAATGGAAATCAATTATTTGTTAGCGCGATGTTAATGATCGGAAGATTGTCGAAAATACCGCCTGCGGTACTGGACTTTATCCATCTGAATGCCTTGCAGAATAAGCATCAATTGTGTAGAAGTAAGCGAGGATTGTACCCCACCTGGTTTAGGAATCTCAAATGTTCCCTTCTCAAGCCGCTTGTAATAAATCGCAAATCCATCTTGCTGCCATTGAAGTAGCTTGATATGTGTAGCTCTGCGGTTAAAGAAAATATAGACATCCCCGGTTAAAGGATCCAAATGCATCTGTTGATTGACAATAGCCGCCAGTTTGTAAAAGCTACTACTTATCATGATTGGCTGAGTATACAGAAAATACCTGCATGAGGACGAGAGTGCCAGCATTTATTTACTGTTTAGTAGCTCTTTTAGCATGTCTGTGTTGACCGCCGAATGAAAAATTATCCTGTTACCTGATAAAGATACCACCTCCGCGAATGGAAGTGCAATATCTGGTATACTCGCCCTAGAAGGTGTGAGCTGAATGAAATGTTTTCGTCTGGGAACTTTTGCAGGAGTGGCAAACTGCTTCCTCCAGTTCTTGAGCATGGAGACCGTGATTCCATGATTATCACAAAACACTTGCATCTTTACGTTTGACTGGCTCCATTGCATCGCGATATTCTTCTTCTCCGATATTGTAAATGAACGTATCGTGGAATTATTGGTTGGTTGCATACAGGGCATATTTAAACAACGCAAACATAAACCCTCAGACTTACATGCCGAAGATGCTGTCTACCGGAACCTTACATATATACTCACCAACACTTCTTTCCTCAGAAAGTAATTTTACAACTGGTCCGGTGATCAGGTTGAACGCATAAAAGTTACGGCCAAACAAGATGAAAACTTGCTATCATCAGTATCACCGAAATACTTGCAGTTTAAGGGCATAACTTTAAAAATGCACTAAAGCCTAATCCCTCTGGGATATGCAGTACCTACTTTAGCTATCGGTTTATATCTTTTTATGTCAGCCATATCCCTCATTTCCTTCGAGGCAATAATGACGATAATATAAAGGGACGTACCGGTGGATTAGCCTTGGGACTTCAATTAATTTCCGCAACTGGTTCACCGATATTTGCTATTCACACACCAAGGATACTACCTGTCTAATATAAATATTTACATATTTTCTTGCAGCAGGCTGCCCATTATCTGAGCGGAAGCTGCCTCGCAGAAATCAAGCCCCGAGTAATCCGGGTTGAAGCCTCCAATAAAAGGCACGGTCATCACATAGATCCGTTCATTGATGGCATTGAATTCATCCAACGCCTGAAATTGATCGTTAATAGCAATTCCGGGGACAGTTAGATAATATTGATCATCTTTGCTTACAGATACATTTACTTGACCCTCGCGTTGAAGCCGCTGTCCTTCAGTTTGATCACGGAATTTGATTTTAGCACGGCTAAATGAATGATTAACAATAAGACTTTGATAGGGGATATCTTCAAAGTTCAGATGTGGTTGCCCGATACAGTCTATAAAAAGGCCAAATCTGTCTTCTTTCGAATGGCCATTCTCATCCAGGTACTTATATATAGCTCCTTCTGATTCTCCTGGCCTTACTTCACTTTTTTCGCCAACGGCTATCATATCTAAACGTCCAGCATTATGAAGTGCAATTAAAGTTTCAGCTGAACTTTGTGGTACAAAAGCAATGACAATGGAGATTAAGGGCATCAGCACTTTTTGTAATCGCAGCGTATCTTCAGCAGAGAAATACTTGGCAGGGTAATTCATGGTGAAACTCAAAACGGCCAGCATTTCTTTCCAGTAGATCGATTCTTTTCTTTTTATTGATTTCTCTGCTTCTTTGTATTCGGCTTTCAAAAGTTCAAAAGGATCCAACCGCTCTCTCAACTCCATCACATACTCCACAAATTCTTCCATTTTAAAGCTCCTGATCGCCTCATAAAATTCAGGATCCTGTCGCCTGATGCCTTCTTTAAAATTTTGTTCAAATACATAGTCTAAAGATAGGAAACCTTCATTGGACGCTCTATTCTCCAGTATCTGTTGTGGAGTTAATATTGTTCCCTTGCCAAGATGTGAATCCTCTAAATGGAAGCGGACTGCAGGTAATAATCCATTACGCGACATCATGGTAATTTTGAAATCCGGGCTATCGGCATTCACATCAAATGTCAGGATACCGTTCTCCTTCCTCGAAAACACACCATTGTGTTTGGCAAGGGTCCGGATCGCGTCAATTGCAGTTAGAGACGCTCCCCTGATAGCAATATGCTGATTGCATTGTTTGGATATCTTTACAGGTGGATAAGGAGAATCGAACCATCCTGGTATTTTACCCTCATATTTTTTAGGCCATAGATGTCCGGTACAAATAATAATTTTATCATGTATGTATTTGGATCCATTAGATAGTACTACGCAAATAGTTCCACTTTTCGGATCATCAATAACATCATTGATAAGACTATTATAATGAATAGTTGTGACTAAACCCTGTTCCCGGGCCTGTTTATGCAAAAGGCTGAACTGGTCGGTCAAATATTGACCAAATAGCAGGCGCGGTAAGACTTTATAATCGTTGAACCGGTTAATATCAATATTATACTTATCTAAACTTGATTTAGGGAGTGTTTTCATCCATTCTGTAACTGACATTGTCAGTTTCGGAATTTCATTTGCAGACACATTTGTGATATGCTCATCCCCGGCTCCGCTGGAACTATAAGGCATGCCACTTCCCAGACAGGGGCCTTTCTCGTAAATTGTTACTGTAAAATGGTTGGCCTGCGATTCGACCAGACGCTTATACATAAAAAGGGCACTTGGCCCCCCACCAAGTATAGCTATAGAGCGTTTTTCCTGTTTCAATTGCTTACTGTTTTTTTCGCTTTGTTTTTTTACTTTAACTATTTAATACTGCCGATTACCAATCAGGTAGACAAAAATGATGCGAGCTTATGAATTAACTGAATCGACCCGTGATCAGGCCATTGCCAGCCATCCAACCGCAGAATACACCCTGTATTCTGCTAACCTGCACAAACTGTGTATATCTTGCGACATGTTTTACGAACAGAGTCGTGGAAAATAGCAGCATAATCTAAAAGAACAGGGATCTGATAACGCTGCATACCGCCTTGCCCAATTTAAATTAATCATTTACCTTTAGAACAAGACCTGACACTAGTATATACATCTAAAACACCAGTTGATATATTGCTATCCTCAAAACGATATACTCTTTTGTTGATCTGTTCTTTTTATATGCAAACAGTCTTCGCACAAAAAAACATCCTATTAAATGACCTCAGTCTCTTCAAAGGTATTTTGGAAAATGCGCATGCAGGACTGTATAAATACCATTCCCGTCAGCAGATAGACAGTATCTTCAACCATTATGCGAGCCAGATCAATGAAGAAACCACTACGCTGGCATATTACAAGTATCTGTCTGCGGTACTCTCATACGTAGGTAGCCTGCATGATGATATCTATCTTCCATCAGATGTCAAAGAGAAACTGGAAGCCGAAAGGACGTTTTTTCCCTATCCTGTGAAGATGATTGACGGCCGGCTACTTGTGAATACAACTGCCGGAGAGATCCCCCTGGGAGCGGAGATCGTTAGTATTAATGGCCGCAGTATCGAACAGATCTTACCCGATCTCTATAAGTATTACACGACGGATGGGGTGAATACTACGGGTAAGCAAATGGGCATTAATGCACGTTTTGGATGGTTCTACCGACTGGAGTACGGAGCAGTCAAGATGTTTGATATTGCATACCGGATCAATGAACAGGCATCTGTACAAACTATCAGACTGTCACCTGTGACCTGGGCAGATGTAATGCTTCTTTACAAAAGCCGTCACTCACTGGCCTTCGATACGACCAATACGAAGACCTATTCCTTTAACATCATAGACGGCCTTAATACAGGCGTCTTAACCATTCCTAGCTTTTCCCTGGGCAATGAGCATTCCGCCAAGCATAAAGCGTATAAGCGCTTCTTAAAACGAACGTTTACTATACTGAGAGAAAAGCATGTCAGCAATCTGATAGTGGATATCCGGCACAACGGTGGTGGATCTGATCCTAATGATCTGCTGACTTTTTCTTACCTGGCTACGAAGCCATTCAGGGAGAATAGTGAAGCATTTACCATCTTCCAGAAGATCCCCTATCGTCAGTATTGTACAGATCCGCGCGCCGACAAACTTGATATACAAAGGAATTTCAGAAAGGAACATAATGTTTTCAACAACGGCAGATATTTTCAGCATCCTAAATATAATCCTGTCTGGCAGGTAAATCCGCTGGCATTTTCAGGAAAGATCTACTTACTGGTGAGTCCTGCTGTTGCCTCCGCGGCATCACTGTTTGCCGCTATGATAAAAAGTGAAGGAGCTGCTACTGTTATTGGTGAAGAGACAATGGGCGGCTATTATGGTCATACCGGGCATAATAAGGTCAATTACCGGCTTCCCGGAACAGGCATTGCGTTCCGTATCTCTGTGGTCGATATTGAGCAGTTTGTTACCCCGAAGGAAAATATTCCTTTTGGTGTGGGTGTGCTTCCTGATATTACTGTCAGACAAACCCTCTCCGGTTTCATGAATAACCATGATACGGTGTTGGATACCACCCTGCGGCTGATTAAGAAGAAATGATATAGTTTAATTCAATCCCTTTATACGTTTCAGCTCGTCCGTATTACTGGTTTTCTCCCTGCTTGTTTTTTTCTTTTGATTCCCAAATTTATAAGTCAGGTCAAAGGAGATGACCCTGCTGTCATTCCGGTTGGTAAACTCCTGATTTAAGTTCCCAATACGATTGATGCCGTTTCTGCGATAAATATAGAAGATGTCACGAGCGGCGACCTTTAAAATGAGTTTCTTGTCAAACCAGCTTTTCCTATATCCCAGATCTACTTTGTAGCGCGAAAGGTTCTTTTTTATGCCATCTAATGTAGGCGAGCGATAGATTCCTGTCAGTAAAAGGGCGCTGTTCCCAGGTAAGGAAAACTCTGTAGTCAGGTTTGTGTTAACATTGATGATATTGTTCTTAAATGCCTGCGTTTGGTAAAAAGAGGAGAACTCTTCATAGAAGATGTCCGCGTTACAGGACAGGTGCCACCAGTCAAAGAGGTCTTTGTCCAGTGACAGGCTTGTTCCCAGGCTGCGATAGCGGTTAAAGTTGCTGATACTTTCCTTTGTGACTTTCGTCGTATCATTCAGATAACTTAGATAGGTAAAGTAGTCTTTGGTATGGCTGTAACTGAAGGATACGAGAAATTCATCATTCAGCGAATATCCCAGTTCCAGCGCATTTGTAAACTCGGGTCTGAGCGATGTATTCCCCTGATAATATGAGTAGGGAGAGTTGTAGAATATAAAAGGATTTAGATCCTCATAAGAAGGTCTGTTTATTCTTCTCCCGTAAGAGAAGTTGATCTGGTGCGATGCTCCCAACTTCCTGCTAATAAAGAAAGAAGGGAAGAACTGAAGGTAATCATTTTTGTTGATGAGGTTTCCGGTGATCAGGTTGCCGGTATTATTTGTTTGCTCAGCTCTCAGACCGGCCTGTATCTCATAGGCACCGATCTTTTTATTTACATTAAAATAGGCAGCGTTGATATACTCGTCATAAATAAAGTGATTGGTCTTTCCAGTGTCTGTATGCCAGGAATCTCCGTATTTGTTATCAAACCGGATATCACTATCGGTTCTTACGATACTTGATTTTAACCCTGCCATAATAGTCATGTCCATTTTGCTTACAGGATGTGTGTAGTCCATTTTTGCACTACCGATTTTAATGGATACCTCACTGTTATTCCTGAGTTGTTCCACCTCTCTTAATAACCCACCATCCTGATCCATATAAGAGTTGCTGAAGAGCGCGTCGGTCGGTGCGGAGAACGTAGA
The DNA window shown above is from Chitinophaga agri and carries:
- a CDS encoding TonB-dependent receptor domain-containing protein, with the protein product MNLTRINSFTKTKTIVYTSVLMTLAGLIRTTPSYSQHKNFQVKGHVYDETSKKPVSAVSIELYNASPLTKIKSTTSDSTGKFSFQVADTGHFIIRLSDIMHEGLQQKVTIINSDINIDTLYLATRVTTLQEIAVVTKKQFIERKVDKLVLNVESSPASAGGSIMDVLQTAPGVSVTDDLISIKGKKGVTIMINGRPSSLSSSDLTRILQNFPAGAVTRIEILTNPSAQNDAAGSAGIINIVTKKLQVDGFNGSINGSAGFGVYPKYNGGVILNYKVNRLNLFGNYNISNTTGFGKYTSKRIIDQLVFDETGHTKAHNSSQNFNIGLDYEIGKKQLIGISMSGDILKSNSREDFNTKFIQNKMDSSLRVYNVEQSDYNNLSWNLHHNFNINNKGRKLTTNIDYSTFSAPTDALFSNSYMDQDGGLLREVEQLRNNSEVSIKIGSAKMDYTHPVSKMDMTIMAGLKSSIVRTDSDIRFDNKYGDSWHTDTGKTNHFIYDEYINAAYFNVNKKIGAYEIQAGLRAEQTNNTGNLITGNLINKNDYLQFFPSFFISRKLGASHQINFSYGRRINRPSYEDLNPFIFYNSPYSYYQGNTSLRPEFTNALELGYSLNDEFLVSFSYSHTKDYFTYLSYLNDTTKVTKESISNFNRYRSLGTSLSLDKDLFDWWHLSCNADIFYEEFSSFYQTQAFKNNIINVNTNLTTEFSLPGNSALLLTGIYRSPTLDGIKKNLSRYKVDLGYRKSWFDKKLILKVAARDIFYIYRRNGINRIGNLNQEFTNRNDSRVISFDLTYKFGNQKKKTSREKTSNTDELKRIKGLN
- a CDS encoding S41 family peptidase, with translation MQTVFAQKNILLNDLSLFKGILENAHAGLYKYHSRQQIDSIFNHYASQINEETTTLAYYKYLSAVLSYVGSLHDDIYLPSDVKEKLEAERTFFPYPVKMIDGRLLVNTTAGEIPLGAEIVSINGRSIEQILPDLYKYYTTDGVNTTGKQMGINARFGWFYRLEYGAVKMFDIAYRINEQASVQTIRLSPVTWADVMLLYKSRHSLAFDTTNTKTYSFNIIDGLNTGVLTIPSFSLGNEHSAKHKAYKRFLKRTFTILREKHVSNLIVDIRHNGGGSDPNDLLTFSYLATKPFRENSEAFTIFQKIPYRQYCTDPRADKLDIQRNFRKEHNVFNNGRYFQHPKYNPVWQVNPLAFSGKIYLLVSPAVASAASLFAAMIKSEGAATVIGEETMGGYYGHTGHNKVNYRLPGTGIAFRISVVDIEQFVTPKENIPFGVGVLPDITVRQTLSGFMNNHDTVLDTTLRLIKKK
- the tnpA gene encoding IS66 family insertion sequence element accessory protein TnpA → MQPTNNSTIRSFTISEKKNIAMQWSQSNVKMQVFCDNHGITVSMLKNWRKQFATPAKVPRRKHFIQLTPSRASIPDIALPFAEVVSLSGNRIIFHSAVNTDMLKELLNSK
- the tnpB gene encoding IS66 family insertion sequence element accessory protein TnpB (TnpB, as the term is used for proteins encoded by IS66 family insertion elements, is considered an accessory protein, since TnpC, encoded by a neighboring gene, is a DDE family transposase.), producing MLALSSSCRYFLYTQPIMISSSFYKLAAIVNQQMHLDPLTGDVYIFFNRRATHIKLLQWQQDGFAIYYKRLEKGTFEIPKPGGVQSSLTSTQLMLILQGIQMDKVQYRRRYFRQSSDH
- a CDS encoding FAD/NAD(P)-binding protein, coding for MKQEKRSIAILGGGPSALFMYKRLVESQANHFTVTIYEKGPCLGSGMPYSSSGAGDEHITNVSANEIPKLTMSVTEWMKTLPKSSLDKYNIDINRFNDYKVLPRLLFGQYLTDQFSLLHKQAREQGLVTTIHYNSLINDVIDDPKSGTICVVLSNGSKYIHDKIIICTGHLWPKKYEGKIPGWFDSPYPPVKISKQCNQHIAIRGASLTAIDAIRTLAKHNGVFSRKENGILTFDVNADSPDFKITMMSRNGLLPAVRFHLEDSHLGKGTILTPQQILENRASNEGFLSLDYVFEQNFKEGIRRQDPEFYEAIRSFKMEEFVEYVMELRERLDPFELLKAEYKEAEKSIKRKESIYWKEMLAVLSFTMNYPAKYFSAEDTLRLQKVLMPLISIVIAFVPQSSAETLIALHNAGRLDMIAVGEKSEVRPGESEGAIYKYLDENGHSKEDRFGLFIDCIGQPHLNFEDIPYQSLIVNHSFSRAKIKFRDQTEGQRLQREGQVNVSVSKDDQYYLTVPGIAINDQFQALDEFNAINERIYVMTVPFIGGFNPDYSGLDFCEAASAQIMGSLLQENM